TGTGATGTgttgtggtgtgtctgtgtgtgtgtgcgtgtgtgcacacatgtgcacttcATGGTTATACTAACAGTGTTTAAACACCAGTACATAGTCAAGAACCTGTCAGAACTGATTCTGGTCCCATCAGGGAAGCAGGGATCTAGGGGTACCAATTTTGTGCTAAAATATTAATTGTAAAACTTTCATTGTTGCTGAACTGTGGGGATTCTGTCTGAAGGCTGCCAGGGGAAGAGGGGTTAGGCCAGTCATTCAAGAGTCTTGGAGCAGCAGCTATTTATAAACTGTCAGGGAAGTTTTGTAATATTTTAACAACTGGTACAGTCACACCAACACACTGGCTGGTTGGAGGGGTGTTTAGACAAGATCATATACAGATCCTTTCCTGTTCCAGTTGCCTTGGAATCTGTACTTCTGGCACCCACTGCCCCCCAGCTGCCACCCCATGCCTGGGCTCTGCAGGGTGGAGGTCTACCCAGGGATCTTAGCAAAGACTTTTCACTATACCTGGAGATACTGTGCTCCACCTGGGCATTCTCGAAGCTCTCAGACCCCTCAGGGATCCAGAGATCTCCAGGGTCCTGGTAATCACGGGGGTCTGTGGGAgacagagcctgtgagctgctAGTCCCCTTCTTGAAGCCACAGTGGAGAGAACCCCTCTGGGTGGGGTGAAGCCCTCTGGGACCTCACCCTATGTGGATCAAGTTGTTaacgtctctgagcctcagtttcctcacctgtagaaTGGAGCAGTTAGGAACCCCTTCTTAATAATAGTGTTGCAGGATTCAGCGAGAACATCCTGTGTCTTGCCCATCACCTCATAGGAGCTCAGTGACTGCAGCCCCCACCCTCCCATCACACAGGGTCTTTGGGAGGAGCAAATGAGATGATGGGTGTTTCTGAAAGTCTGGTGTGGACTGTCAAGCTGGCTGTACCAGCTAcagattattgttgttgttgttattcttgtTATTCTTTTCCTGCTCTATCTATGAGAATCAGCTGAGCCTTAGACTCTGATAGGATCGCAGTGTTTCCTTGCCACCTACTCCCATGGAGGTGGGGTTTGGGGTCTAAGGCAGATGGTCTCACCTACCCTCCCCATCTTAGACAAATTTTCGACCTTTATTTCCATGATAAGGGGCCATATTACGGGGAGGAGTTGGACAAAAAGAGTGTCAGAAAAGGGATCTGTAACCTCAGATTTGTTCTCCTTtgggacacaggagacacagaaggcTTTCCTGGCAGGCACCCCCTGTGCAAGCTCAGGGGTGAGAAGGGCCTCACCACTCCTTATCTCACCTAGTTAAACCGGGAATGATGAACCCAAGCAGTTAGCAGCAGGAGACTGGGGCGAGGACTGTCACTGACCCAAGCACTGTAAAACTCTATCGTTTGTTTCTCAGGAGAGCCATACAGACTCCATCACCACCATTTAaagatggggaaatggaggcccagagaggagaagCAGTTGCCCCGGGTCACAGCAGTGTTCCTTTCTGGGGCTGTTTTTCTGTACCAAGTTGGTGCTTAATCTACATCAGTAGGTGCATTGTGTGGTTAGGTGAGGGAATGAGTGAATGTCCTCCTGCTCCTTAAGGACCACCTCAGTGCTCACATCCCAGTGGGATGCCAGATGGATAAAGCCATTTGCAGGGTAGGGGGAGCAGGACCACAGCTAGCTCCTGTCTGTGTAAATTAGAGGACTGTACCCTTCCTGCAAGCGATGCAGTCCTCCACCGGGGGCGCAGCCTGGAGCAGGCCACAGAGCTGGGTGGTGACCCCCTCTGCAGTCAGCAATTGGCACAACCAGCCACAGTGGCCCTCAGTTGGGCAGGGGGACAAAATCCACACTGTGGGATCTCCCAGGGCCCCCAAAAGCCCCGAGCGTGGTCAGTCCTATGCTCAGAGCCCCAACCTCAGGGCGGGGTGCAGCCAGCCGCCCACTCACCAGCCAGCACCTCCACCAGGACCTTCCTGAGGGTGTCAGCCTCACTGCCATGGAGGCTCTGACACTGGTAGAGGCCAGCGTCGTGGGCTTGAAGATTCCGCAGCGTGATGGTGAGTGTGCCCCCCAGGGCGTCATCCATGATGGCGGTGCTCCCGTTGCGCCTCTTCAGGAAGGACAGCAGCCAGGAGGGGTGGGTGCTGACCACGTGCTGGCACAGGCCTTCTTCACCCAGCTGGCGGCACCAGGCCTTGCGTCTCCCCCAGTGCTTCAAGGAGTTGTAGGGGCAGGAGACCCGCAGGGACCGGCCCATCGTGCCCTGGAACACCGTGGTGTTGTGTGCTCCAGACAGCTCTGGGGACAAGACGTTCATTCACTGTACCAagtgtttattgaacacctactatgttcaCTGAGCAGAAGAGACAGAAATCATGCCCTTAAGGAACTCAGGTCTTTACACAAGTTGGGAGAAGGTGGCACAGCCCAAGTATGTGtttatagaaaatgaagaaaccagGAAACCTGGGTCCTGGGTCTGGCTTTATCACCACTGGACTTGTTGGACCTCTTAGAGAAGTAATTGACCCTCTCTGAGCCTATTTCCAGAGATATTTGGTCTTGAAGTTCCCGCCACTCCTAGTCCACACGTGTTCTTCCTGTTACATGGAATCATGCCCTCGTCTCTCCCCCTCCATTCTCAAGAGAGCAAGGCCAGTGGCCTCTCAGGCCTGGGGCTGGTCCCACAGTGGGCTGAACATTCCCTGCCCATGCCCGCCATACTTGCTAACTCTGCAGCTGCCCACGCCAGTACCAGCCCCACATTCTTCTCTTCGTGACCTTTAGCTTCCAGCTTCCCTATTTCTGTGGCTTTGTTCCCCTTTCAGGAGGGATGCATCTCAGAGCTATTTTGGGGGAGACATGAGGCTGCTATTTTAGGGGCCCCCCTTGGGGTGGGGGAGCACCAGTCTGGTGCCAGAGCAGGGGCTGAAAGGGAATCACCTAGCACTCTCTGCCTCAGCCACATGGTGACAGAAACTTGCCAATAAGATTAGGGAGCTGGTGGCCTGTCTTTTGGAACCAGAGAGACCTGATAAGCAATATCCCCCATAAGACCCCGTCCATCTGCCTCCAGACAGATCAACATACCCGCCACTTTCCCTGCTCCACCTCCAGCTAAGAAACTCCAGCTTCACTAGAATATTGTCTCCTCTCACCCACGTGTGACTTTTTCTCTGCGGGGAGCAAGAGGCATCCCCCAATGAGAAAATGCTGTCATGTGCAAAATTCTAGGGTGCTCATCCCTGCAGCTCAATCACAGAATCTTCAGCCCCAGGGCTGAGGACAGGAGGACCTTCAGAGCCCAGGAGGGGTACCCCAAAGATGCAGATTCCCAGTGCTGggttctttcctccctcccaccctgccgCTCCTCTGGGGCTAGATTTATGCTTAAGTGGTTCAAAATTTTAGGGGCTCTTACCAATGCTCCCCAAACTTCCCCCAACTACTAGCTAGTGCCTGAGATGCCATCAGAACTCCTTCCCTTTCTAGGTGTCTGAATCCACCAGCCTCTGATGCCTCCACCTGCATGAAGAGCTGAtactggggaagggagggaaagcaTGGAGAATACGGGGCACAGTGGGAAGCGGGGGTGTAGGACATGCGGAGGATTTCAGCCTTCTTCAGAGTGTGGCTCAgtgctccccacccacccacttgCCACATACTcaaggaaagggagggagagttGGCAGCAAAGGAGGGACTCCTACCTGTGACAGCGAGCAGGATGAGCAGCCCGACAGGCTCCATGTCACCCTTCCCTTGTGGAGGACAGACGGAGGGTGCCTTGTGCAAGATCTCGTCCTTTCGAGAGGGTCAGGCTCCCCAGACGCTGCCCACAGGAACTGGCTCCTGGAGGTTGAGCAATCGTCGGGACTGGGATCTGGCTTCATGATTCAGGGAGGGGGAgcagggcgggggaggggaagaCAGGAGAGGAGGAGCTACCGCTGCAGCCCAGCAGTGGGGTGCTGTGGATCCCAGACCTCTGAGAGGGCAGCCCACTGTCCAGCTCATGCCCGCCTCCTCACTGGTTGAGAAGATTATCCTTTCTCCACTCAGTTGCCTTAGTATCTTTATGGAAAGTCACTTGACATGTAGGTCTACTTCTTGACTgtccattctgttccattgatctatgtgttgaTCCTTTTACCTGTTACACCCCATCTTGACTACTCACTGgggctttgcttttttttattggcatacaattgctttacgatgttgtgtttctgctgtgcCAATAAAGTGAATccgctgtatgtatacatacatcccctccctcctgagcctccctcccaccctctaggtcatcacagagcactgaactgagCTCCCCGTGCTACACACAGCTTCCCACTAGCGATCTCTTTTACACAGGGCAGTGTAtgtatgtcagtgctactttccCCATtcgttccaccctctccttctctctctcgtagtccacatgtctgttctctacgtttgtctctatccctgccctgcaaatagcttcatcagtaccatttttctagattccatacatatgcgttaatatgcaatatttgtttctctctttctgacacttcactctgtatgacagattctaggtccatccacatcactacaaatgactcgatttcattccttcttatggctgagtaatattccattatgtatatatgccacatcttctttatccattcatctgtcagtggacatttaggttgcttccatgtcctggctactgtaaggagtgctgctatgaacactggggtgctttttaaattatgtgtcttgaattatgattttctcagggtatatgccctaGTGGGACTGCTGCATCATATTCATTGTTAACTTTATAACAAGTCTTAAATTCAGGTGACGTAATCCGACTACACTGCTCCTTCTCAAAATGGTTTTAGCTGCTTTAGTAACTTTGCTTTGGAATGTATATtttagaatctgcctgtcaatttcTACCCCCTACACTCTCCCCAAAGCCTATCAGGCTTTTGATGGGGTTTCATTGACTCTATAGCTTAATTTGGGGGGAACTATACGccttaatggacttccctgggggctcagtggtaaagaatccatccaactgcaatgcagaagatgcaggttcaatccctgggtcgggaagataccctggagaaggaaatggctacgcactccagtattattgcccccaaaatcacatggacagaggagcctgacaggctacaatgcatggggttgcaaaagagtcagacatgacttagcaactaaacaacagacatCTTAACACTACTGAGTCTTTCAATCCATGGACACACTTTAGCTCACCATTTATTTACTTCTTCTATAGCTTCTGTCACCAATGTTTTATGGTTTTCAGCATACAAATCTttcacatattttgttagatttctcTCTGGCCCATGATTTTGGTGCTATTTTAAGTGTTTCTAGCTTCCTATATCTTAGGCCAAAACAGAACTCTGAAATCCCATGAATCTTTACCTCACTTCCAGTCCTGTTTATGCTCTGTTCTGACCTCTGCTTCCCACATCCTTCCTACCTGAGAAAAGGGTATTATTTTTATTCCTCTAAGCCTCATATCAAAGGACAGGCACCAAGAAATCTTTGCCAAGTCATGTGTATGAATTCACAGCATGTGCAAACTCTCTTCTCCAAGCTTGTGCTGATTTGTAGTTCAATCCCCCGATTCTCATATCTGAGCACAGGAACATTCTACACGACCCCACTTGCAAGCACAGAATCCTTCCTTCCATTTGCTAAATCTGCATTCCAAGATACCTGCAACCTCACACTTGGGCACAGATCTCTCCCCCTCTAATACATCATTCTATCTGAATGCCATCATTCTCTgactattgttgttattcagttgctcagtcatgtctgactctttgtgaccccacagactacagcacaccaggcttctctgtccttcaccatctcctgaaccttgctcaaactcatgttcattgagtcactgatgccatccaccatgtcatcctgtcatccccttctcctcctgccttcagtctttcccagcatcagaatcttttctaatgattcagctcttcacatcaggtggccaaaatattggagtttcagcttcagcatcagtccttccaatgaatattcaggattgatttcctttagaattgactggtttgatctccttgcagtccaagggactctcaagagtcttctccaccaccacagttcaaaagcatcaatactttgatgctcagctttctttatggttcaactctcacatccatacaactactggaaaaatcatagttttgactagatggacttttgttggcaaagtgatgtctctgctttttaatacactgtctagatttgtcatagcttttcttccaaggagcaagcatcttttaatttcatggctgcagtcaccatctgcagtgattttggagcctaagaaaataaagtctctcactgcttccattgttcccccatctatttgccatgaagtgataggaccagatgctatgaccttagttttctgaatgttgaattttaagccagcttttttactctcctctttaattttcatcaagaggctcttcagttcctcttcgttttctgccataagggtgttatcatctacatatctgaggttattaatatttctcctggcaatcttaattccagcttgtacttcatccagcccgacatttcacatgatgtactctgcatagaagttaaataagcaggatgacatagacagccttgacatactcccttcccaatttggaaccagttcattgttccatgtccagttctaactgttgcttcttgacctgcatacaggtttctcaggaggcaggtaatgtggtctgttattcccaactctttaagaattttccacagtttgttgtgatccacacagtcaaaggctttagcatagtcaatgaagcagaagtagatgtttttctggaattcccttgctttttctatgatccaattgatgttggcaatttgatctctgattcttctgccttttctaatccagcttgtacatctgcaagttctcagttcacttactgttgaagcctggcatcgggaattttgagcattactttactagcgtgtgaaatgagtgcaattgtgcagtagtttaaacattctttggcattgcccttctttgggattggaatgaaaactgaccttttccagtcctgtggccactgctgaattttccatatttgttaacatattgtgtgcagcactttaacagtatcatcttttaggatttgacataactcagctggaattccatcagttccactagctttgtttgtagtgatgcttcctaaggccctcttgacttcccactccaagatgtctggctctaggtgagtgatcacaccattgtggttatctgggtcatgaggatcttttttgtatagttcttctatctatttttgccacctcttcttaatatcttctgcttctgttaggtccatacaatttctgtcctttattgttcccatctttgcatgaaatgttcccttggtatctaattttcttgaagagactttGAAGACTAGaagagtctttcccattctattgttttcctctatttctttgcattgtttacttaggaaggctttcttaactctcctattcttggaactctgcattcagatgggtgtatctttccttttctccgttgcctctggcttctcttcttttgtcagttatttgtaagacctcctcagacagccattttgcctttttgcatttctttttcttggggatggttttgatcaccacttcctgtacaatgtcatgaacctctgtccatagttcttcaggcactctatcagatctaataccttgactttatttgttacttccactatgtaatcataagggatttgatttaggtcatacctgaattgactagtggttttccctactttcttcaatttaagtctgaattttgcaataagaagttcatgatctgagccatagtcagctcctggtcttgtttttgctgactgtatagagcttctccatcttctgctgcaaagaatataatcaacgtgatttcagtattgaccatctggtgatttccatgtgttaagtcatctcttgggttgttggaaaagtgtatttgctatgaccagttcattctcttggcaaaactctgttagcctttcccctgcttcattttgtactccaatgccaaacttgcctgttacttcaggtatctcttgacttcctacttttgcattccagcctcctatgatgaaaaggacatcttttttgggtgttagttctagaaggtcttgtaggtcttcacagaaccagtcaacttccgcttctttggcattagtggttggggggatagacttgaattactgtgacattgaatggtttgcctgggaaatgaacagagatcattctgtcattttttagattgcacccaagtactgcatttcagactcttgtgttgactatgagggctactccatttcttctaagagactcttgcccacagtagtagatataatggtcatctgaattaaattcacccctctggtccattttagttcactgattcctaaaatgtcaatgtttactcttgccatctcctgtttgaccacttccaatttaccttgattcatggacctaacattccaggttcctaggcaatattgttctttacagcctcagactttactttcaccagcggacacatccacagctgggtgttgtttctgctttggctcagcctcttcattctttctggggctatttctccactcttctccagtagccgtattgggcacctattgacctggggagttagtctttcagtgtcctatctttttgccttttcatattgttcatggggctctcaaagcaagaatgatgaagtggtttggcattcccttctccagtggaccacgttttgtccgaactctccaccatgacccatccgtcctgggtggccctacacagcacagctcatagtttcactgagttagacaaggttgtcaTCCATGTTATcagtttgcttagttttctgtgattgtggttttcattctgtctgccctctgaaggatGAGAATAAGAggtttgtggaagcttcctggtaggagggactggctgtgggtaaaactgggtcttgttctggtggtCAAGGCCATACTCAatacatctttaatccaattttctgctgatgggtggaactgtgttccatccctgtagtttggccttaATGgaggtaatggtgacctccttcaaaaggactcatGCGAGCATGCTTCAGCTCCCAGCACTGTTGTAGTCAGTGACCCTAatcctgtggcaggccactgtttgacccatgcctctgctggagactcccgggccctcacaggcaagtctggctcagcctGTGGTGGGGTCAttgctcttttctcctgggtcctagtacacacaaggttttgtttgtgccctccaagagtccaTTTCACTGGGGGTCCTCAGTCCTTTtgttggatccccaggttgggaaatctgttgtgggtcctagaacttttgcaacagtgaTTGCATGCATGCATTTATTCACTTGACATGTATGTGCTGGAGAACTCAGGTCTGTTAAAGCCTCAGGGTTCCTGGATACAATGGTGACATTGCTGAGGGAAGCCCTAGAACCAGAAGCATGACTTGGGGGAACTGATGTCTAACTTTGAATGAGACTTCACAGCTGCTGGGCCATCGTTTTCAAAATGCATGGAGGTggggggcggtcctaagatggtggaggaataggatggggagaccactttctcccccataaattcatcgaaagaacatttgaacgctgagcaaatcccacaaaacaacttctgaatgctggcagaggacatcaggcacccagaaaggcagcccattgtcttcaaaaggaggtaggacaaaatataaaagataaaaagagagacaaaagaggtaggggcggagatccatcccgggaagggagttttaaaagaggagaagtttccaaacaccaggaaacagtctcactggcgggtctgtggggagttttggaatctcagagggcaacataactgggaagaaaaataaataaataaaactgacagattacgtgcctaacagCAATTCCCAGTGCTCATATCCACTACCAGCAAGGGGAGCTGAACAGAGAGGCGccggctgcattgcttagggtaaggaccaggcctgaatgccctgagggcaatctgagggaactaacgtgagacagcaacccaaactgtgggatagccggagagagagagagaaaaaagagagagagagagggaaaaaaagagagagagagaactatcctGTGAGGAGCCCTAACCTAAGGAACTGccaggcccgctcacagaacaaaggactgagcgaataccagaggagagctagccggctgcggaccggcccatcccctgccGGAGACAGGGAAGCAGGCAGGGtgcagccagagctggaaagcGGCAAACTCAGctccagagaggcatcctctaccaaactgcaagcaggctcccaGTCGCTAACCaggacttcttgggattctggacaggtgacatccgctgggagggttgcagccagagatcagctccccagaaaagACACACGGTACACCTGAGACGGGCGCGCCTGCTGCCACCCAGGAAACTGAGCGGCTGGGACCGGGGTGATAAGACGCACCCCCCACCTGGGGAGACTGCGCTCACCAAGCACCAGGTCACcagagctgctcggacctggaaTGGGCACAAAACGCAAGCCCAGCCGAgactgcgcctttgtggagtacccgagaaactgaacctgagcggcttagacctgggaagtgcacgcaacccagggctGGCCTCAGACAGTtccccggcagagcaacctagagcctgagaagtgtagaccgtgaaagcacacacgccgtgagtggtggcaaacccagtgtggcagagacactgcgagtgctccccacacacgccagtgctcctccctccccacagcctgACTGAACAATGAGCCtgaataagtgaccaccttcgcccccttgtgtcagggcggaaattagacactgaagagaccagcaaacagaagaagctgaaataaacagagggaaacGCTTTACAactgacaggtgcaacagattaaaactctgtagttagcaccgactacattAGAAGGGGCccatagatcttgagaagtataagctggatcaaggaactatctgaaactgaactgaccccacactgcctgcaacagctccagaaaaaaaattcctagatatatttttactattacaattttaatttttttttaaattttaagtcctctattactcctttaattttcatttttatacgtactattaccttgcaaaaaaaaagaccctatttttaaagcaaacttcatatatatattttataatttttgtgactttgttttgtttttttaatattgtatttttgagagtctaacctctactctagatttttaatctttgctttttgatatttgttatcaattttgtacctttaggaAACCAATCTTCagcacccatttttacttgggagtgtgattactggcttgattgctctctcccccttttgacgcTCATTTTTCTCCACTACTtcgcctctatctcctccctaccccttctcttctctacccaactctgtgaatctctttgtggagaacacttaaggaactgattactggctggatctgtctctctccttttgattcccccttttctcctcctggtcacttctgtctccttcctccctcttctcttctctgtgtaactccatgAATCTCTCTGAGGGGTCCAGACCGTGGAGAGCACacagggaattgattactggctagcttgctctctccccgtttgtttccccctcttctcttcctggtcacctctatctccctcccccCTCGTCTCTTCTCCGTGTAACTCTATGAacctctccaggtgtccctcactgtggagaagcttttcatcattaacctagatgttttatcattgatgctgtatagatggagaagtcttgaggctactgtaagaataagactgaaaaccagaggcaggaggcttaagtccaaaacctgagaaaaccagagaactcctgacttcagggaacattaatcga
This genomic stretch from Dama dama isolate Ldn47 chromosome 7, ASM3311817v1, whole genome shotgun sequence harbors:
- the TREM2 gene encoding triggering receptor expressed on myeloid cells 2, producing MEPVGLLILLAVTELSGAHNTTVFQGTMGRSLRVSCPYNSLKHWGRRKAWCRQLGEEGLCQHVVSTHPSWLLSFLKRRNGSTAIMDDALGGTLTITLRNLQAHDAGLYQCQSLHGSEADTLRKVLVEVLADPRDYQDPGDLWIPEGSESFENAQVEHSISRSLSEEESPFPPTSILFLLACIFLSKLLAATALWAAAWHGQKQRPPQTSGPDCGHNPGHQLQTVTELRDI